One genomic segment of Aquipluma nitroreducens includes these proteins:
- a CDS encoding YeeE/YedE thiosulfate transporter family protein: MIGPIISSGIVSQAWDNIFAVLIGMGFGFALESSGFSSSRKIIGTFFGYDFVVVKVFFTAAIVASMGLLYLSYFGLVDYTLLYIQPTFLTSAIVGGIIMGIGFSMGGFCPGTSLCAAAVGRLDGLVFFGGMFLGVFLFSESFPIFENMYYSGSQGAKMINSVFGISPELFTFFLVLAAVGMFFGAAWVQKKVKKVEY; the protein is encoded by the coding sequence ATGATCGGACCAATCATTTCATCAGGAATTGTATCCCAGGCATGGGACAATATATTTGCCGTATTAATCGGTATGGGTTTTGGCTTTGCGCTCGAATCTTCAGGATTTTCTTCATCCCGCAAAATTATAGGCACATTTTTCGGCTACGACTTTGTGGTTGTAAAGGTGTTCTTTACCGCGGCCATTGTAGCTTCAATGGGTTTACTTTACCTAAGCTACTTCGGCCTTGTCGATTACACATTGCTCTACATTCAGCCAACCTTTTTAACTTCGGCTATTGTTGGCGGAATTATCATGGGAATTGGATTCTCGATGGGTGGTTTTTGCCCCGGAACCAGTTTGTGTGCAGCAGCAGTTGGCCGACTCGACGGACTTGTATTTTTCGGTGGGATGTTCCTTGGCGTGTTTCTGTTTTCTGAATCATTTCCAATATTCGAAAACATGTATTACAGCGGCTCGCAAGGCGCAAAAATGATTAATTCAGTCTTCGGAATTTCACCCGAACTGTTTACGTTCTTTCTTGTTTTGGCAGCCGTGGGCATGTTCTTCGGAGCAGCATGGGTTCAGAAGAAAGTTAAAAAAGTAGAATATTAA
- a CDS encoding YeeE/YedE thiosulfate transporter family protein, with product MKKIKNDGSFYLNPYLGGVILGTVLLLSFYISGRGVGASGAVKNTVAATVNAVAPQHVEKSAYYSQFAGGDNRPMNNWLIYEVLGVLAGAFISGIVFNRLKMKVEHSPKITSRRRLWFALGGGLVFGFGAQLARGCTSGAALSGMAVLSFGGYITMVAIFGTAFVVAWILRKNWI from the coding sequence ATGAAGAAGATAAAAAACGACGGATCATTCTACCTCAATCCTTATTTGGGTGGAGTGATACTTGGAACTGTTCTTTTACTTTCGTTTTACATTTCGGGCCGTGGAGTTGGAGCCAGTGGAGCCGTAAAAAATACGGTTGCTGCAACGGTAAATGCAGTTGCACCGCAACATGTTGAAAAATCGGCATATTACAGTCAGTTTGCCGGTGGCGACAATAGACCGATGAACAACTGGCTAATTTATGAAGTACTTGGAGTCTTAGCAGGGGCTTTTATTTCGGGAATTGTTTTTAATCGCCTGAAAATGAAAGTTGAACATTCGCCTAAAATCACCTCGCGTCGCCGACTTTGGTTTGCGTTGGGGGGAGGACTCGTTTTTGGATTTGGCGCGCAACTTGCCCGAGGATGTACCAGTGGGGCAGCGTTAAGCGGAATGGCTGTTTTATCGTTCGGAGGTTACATCACCATGGTTGCTATTTTCGGAACTGCCTTTGTTGTGGCATGGATTCTCCGTAAAAACTGGATTTAA
- the nrfD gene encoding NrfD/PsrC family molybdoenzyme membrane anchor subunit, whose amino-acid sequence MKEELFASGRNIPNIDPYLNIWHWQIPGYLFLGGLAAGILFFASFFTIMGKENKMEATVKKAPLLVPFILMLGLFFLFLDLKHKLYFWQLYTTIRLESPMGWGSWVLMIITPISILWSASYVKEAFPNWDWKFKILNTIEAWLIKNRKIIAWPMAIYAIILGIYTGILLSAFNARPLWNTSILGPLFLVSGMSTAAAVIMLMSKDHKERKIMGRIDILLIIVELFFIIHLFMGFLAGSEVQINAANLFLGGKFTAPFFAFVVILGLIFPAVLEVFELKGYKVPIAVPAVLILIGGLIFRFLMVEAGQITRYLY is encoded by the coding sequence ATGAAAGAAGAATTATTCGCAAGCGGACGCAACATTCCAAATATAGATCCTTATCTAAATATATGGCACTGGCAGATTCCAGGCTACCTGTTTCTGGGTGGTTTGGCAGCCGGAATCCTATTCTTTGCCAGCTTTTTCACCATCATGGGCAAGGAAAACAAAATGGAAGCCACAGTCAAGAAAGCACCATTACTCGTTCCTTTTATATTGATGCTAGGACTTTTCTTTCTGTTTCTTGACTTGAAACACAAACTTTACTTCTGGCAACTTTACACGACCATTCGTTTGGAATCGCCAATGGGCTGGGGTTCATGGGTTTTAATGATCATCACACCAATCTCTATTCTTTGGTCAGCCAGTTACGTTAAAGAGGCATTTCCAAATTGGGATTGGAAATTCAAGATTCTGAATACAATAGAAGCCTGGTTAATTAAAAACAGAAAAATCATTGCGTGGCCAATGGCTATTTATGCTATCATTCTTGGTATTTATACTGGAATACTATTGTCAGCTTTCAATGCCCGTCCCTTATGGAATACATCGATTCTCGGGCCACTGTTTTTGGTCTCCGGAATGTCAACTGCCGCGGCTGTCATCATGCTAATGAGTAAAGATCACAAAGAGCGAAAGATTATGGGAAGAATTGACATTCTACTGATTATCGTAGAACTGTTCTTTATTATCCATTTATTCATGGGCTTTCTGGCAGGGTCAGAAGTCCAGATTAATGCTGCAAACCTATTCCTGGGAGGAAAATTCACAGCTCCATTCTTTGCATTCGTTGTAATTCTTGGCCTGATATTCCCTGCTGTACTTGAAGTTTTTGAACTGAAAGGCTATAAAGTACCAATTGCTGTACCTGCTGTGCTAATTCTTATAGGAGGATTGATCTTCAGGTTTCTGATGGTTGAAGCTGGCCAAATTACAAGATATTTATACTGA
- a CDS encoding 4Fe-4S dicluster domain-containing protein — protein sequence MRYAMAIDTRKCVGCSDCVVACQTENNVPVGFCRDWVVEVVDGTYPNVSIELRTERCNHCDNSPCVRCCPTGASHFEDGGIVLVDHDKCIGCGACIQACPYDARYSHPDGYVDKCTFCIHRVREGKNPACVSVCPTSCMNFGDLDDPNSKIVNVLKNRKFKSLAPEAGTKPQIFYLV from the coding sequence ATGAGATATGCAATGGCTATTGATACCCGGAAATGTGTAGGCTGCAGCGATTGCGTGGTAGCCTGTCAGACCGAAAACAATGTACCGGTAGGTTTCTGCCGCGATTGGGTGGTTGAAGTTGTTGACGGAACTTACCCGAATGTAAGCATCGAACTTCGCACCGAACGTTGCAATCATTGTGACAATTCTCCATGTGTTCGATGCTGCCCAACCGGAGCAAGTCATTTCGAAGATGGCGGAATTGTTTTGGTTGATCACGACAAGTGCATCGGCTGCGGAGCCTGCATCCAAGCCTGCCCGTACGATGCGCGCTACTCGCATCCGGATGGATACGTTGACAAATGCACTTTTTGCATTCACCGGGTTCGTGAAGGGAAAAATCCTGCCTGTGTGAGTGTTTGCCCAACCAGTTGCATGAATTTTGGCGACCTCGACGATCCAAATTCGAAAATTGTAAACGTGCTGAAGAACCGTAAATTCAAATCACTGGCTCCTGAAGCAGGTACCAAACCACAGATATTTTATCTGGTATAA
- a CDS encoding molybdopterin-containing oxidoreductase family protein translates to MHTRRNFIKIGSLGLGATAIAGGTMNWAVGSSSKKLSGGLKSAPILKKVSTYCEVCFWKCAGWAHVTTEGQIQKITGNADDPQCNGRLCPRGTGGVGMFSDPDRLKTPLIRITKNGEQTYREASWEEAFDFIAKKMKEIAEKDGPESMALFNHGSSGKYFTQLLNAYGSNNVTAPSFAQCRGPRDTGFELTFGESVSSPEVTDIRDTRCLVLIGSHIGENMHNGQVQEMSEAIDKGATIITVDPRLSTAASKSKYWLPIKPSTDLALLLSWIHVLIYNDLYNKEYVAKYAEGFNELKEHVRSFTPEWAYGITTIKPEVIRNTAREMANAAPATIIHPGRHTSWYGDDVQRSRAIAILNALLGSWGNRGGIFFKEGIKVPDFPHPAYPKPSWSWQDTLNGRYPLAKESITNTIIEASIPAEGNTHPIKGWIVSGTNLIVSIPLKEQLMKAMQSLELLVVVDTMPMEITGYADVVLPECTYLERYDDLRATPHREPTLVLRMPAVEPMYESKPAWWIAKQIGERLGLGAYFNFTDFKEVIDWQLKQLGLSLEEMERIGVKKYARKTPAYILPDSDHKFKTASGKIQLFSKELEEAGFDSMPKFTAHAQPEEGFYRLIYGRAPMHTFSRTANNRNLVALMPENAVWVNPQVAELWGLKKDQYVWLKNQDGVVSNFSVKVRVTERIRWDSVYIVHGFGHHHKPLTYAFGRGVNDTELITDVAIDPIMGGTGMRGNFVTFLKDEPKKEAKL, encoded by the coding sequence ATGCATACGCGGAGGAATTTTATAAAAATTGGTTCATTAGGGTTAGGCGCTACTGCAATTGCAGGTGGCACAATGAATTGGGCCGTAGGATCTTCTTCAAAAAAACTTTCAGGAGGATTAAAATCGGCTCCCATATTGAAAAAGGTTTCCACCTATTGTGAAGTTTGTTTCTGGAAATGTGCCGGATGGGCACATGTTACAACCGAAGGCCAAATTCAGAAAATTACAGGAAATGCTGACGATCCGCAATGTAACGGTCGTCTTTGCCCACGCGGAACAGGCGGTGTCGGAATGTTTTCGGATCCTGATCGTTTAAAAACGCCCCTGATTCGTATTACCAAAAATGGGGAACAAACCTATCGTGAAGCAAGTTGGGAAGAAGCGTTTGATTTCATCGCTAAAAAAATGAAGGAAATTGCTGAGAAAGATGGCCCGGAAAGCATGGCGCTATTCAACCACGGAAGTTCAGGCAAATATTTTACACAATTGCTCAATGCTTATGGCTCAAATAACGTAACAGCCCCTTCGTTTGCTCAATGCCGTGGTCCTCGCGATACGGGTTTCGAACTCACTTTCGGTGAATCGGTGAGCAGTCCGGAAGTAACTGACATCCGCGATACTCGATGTCTCGTGCTGATCGGATCACACATCGGCGAGAACATGCACAACGGGCAGGTTCAGGAAATGTCGGAAGCCATCGACAAAGGAGCTACCATCATAACTGTCGATCCACGCTTATCAACAGCCGCAAGTAAATCGAAATACTGGTTACCTATTAAACCATCGACCGATCTGGCTCTCTTGCTATCGTGGATTCACGTACTCATCTATAACGATCTTTACAATAAAGAATATGTAGCCAAATATGCTGAAGGTTTCAACGAACTGAAAGAACATGTTCGAAGTTTCACTCCGGAATGGGCGTATGGAATTACAACCATTAAACCTGAAGTTATCCGCAATACTGCCCGTGAAATGGCCAACGCTGCGCCAGCTACAATAATACACCCCGGACGCCACACCAGTTGGTACGGCGACGATGTTCAACGTTCGCGGGCAATTGCAATCCTGAACGCCTTGCTGGGATCGTGGGGAAACCGCGGAGGAATTTTCTTCAAAGAAGGTATTAAAGTTCCTGATTTTCCGCACCCGGCCTATCCAAAACCTAGCTGGTCGTGGCAAGACACTCTTAACGGAAGATATCCGTTAGCTAAAGAATCAATTACAAATACAATAATAGAAGCATCTATTCCTGCGGAAGGAAATACTCATCCGATAAAAGGCTGGATAGTTTCAGGAACAAACCTCATCGTTTCGATACCGCTGAAAGAGCAATTGATGAAAGCCATGCAATCGCTCGAATTACTGGTGGTGGTTGATACCATGCCAATGGAAATTACTGGATATGCCGATGTGGTTTTGCCTGAATGTACTTACCTTGAACGGTATGACGATCTGCGCGCCACACCACACCGCGAACCAACGCTTGTGCTGCGAATGCCGGCGGTTGAACCGATGTACGAATCAAAACCAGCCTGGTGGATTGCCAAACAAATCGGCGAACGCCTTGGACTTGGGGCTTATTTTAACTTTACCGATTTCAAAGAAGTAATTGACTGGCAATTGAAACAACTGGGTCTGTCGCTCGAAGAAATGGAGCGTATCGGGGTGAAAAAATATGCTCGAAAAACTCCAGCTTACATTTTACCTGATTCTGATCATAAATTCAAGACCGCTTCAGGAAAAATACAATTATTTTCAAAGGAACTGGAAGAAGCAGGATTCGATTCAATGCCAAAATTTACGGCTCATGCCCAACCAGAGGAAGGCTTTTACCGTCTGATATACGGACGTGCACCGATGCACACTTTCAGTCGTACGGCCAATAACCGAAATCTGGTAGCGCTGATGCCCGAAAATGCAGTCTGGGTAAATCCTCAGGTTGCTGAATTGTGGGGACTGAAAAAAGACCAGTATGTTTGGTTGAAAAATCAGGATGGCGTAGTTTCCAATTTTTCAGTTAAAGTGAGGGTTACAGAGCGCATCCGATGGGATTCAGTGTACATTGTACATGGCTTTGGACACCATCATAAACCGCTGACGTATGCATTTGGACGTGGTGTAAACGATACTGAATTAATAACCGATGTGGCGATTGACCCAATCATGGGCGGAACCGGAATGCGTGGAAATTTCGTCACATTTTTGAAAGACGAACCTAAAAAGGAGGCTAAACTATGA
- a CDS encoding Rieske (2Fe-2S) protein → MSGLILGLFGWIWYRLSGFQIEHENRMEYRHGLDLPMGLSYYEKYYLFRSDQSVRAFLTKCTHAGCRIGLGTETTLQCNCHGSQFDAKTGNPLKGPAIKPLQEIECRYDEKNGQWVVRMKEKSVKTT, encoded by the coding sequence ATGTCAGGCTTGATTTTGGGGCTGTTTGGCTGGATTTGGTATCGGCTTTCAGGCTTTCAAATTGAACATGAGAACCGAATGGAGTACCGGCACGGTCTGGATTTGCCGATGGGATTGAGCTATTACGAAAAATATTACCTGTTCAGGAGCGATCAATCGGTAAGGGCTTTCTTGACTAAATGTACCCATGCCGGATGCCGCATCGGTTTGGGAACAGAAACAACTTTGCAATGCAATTGCCATGGTTCCCAATTTGATGCTAAAACCGGAAATCCACTGAAAGGCCCTGCCATTAAACCACTTCAGGAAATTGAATGCCGGTATGATGAAAAGAATGGTCAATGGGTGGTGAGGATGAAAGAAAAATCAGTAAAAACCACATAG
- a CDS encoding DUF4405 domain-containing protein — protein MMRLQKVKKFLQFDTAGWIASSSLLICAVSGILLAIPYDFTHAHQSVSELLLYNPAGSLVRNLHYWSAQLFFIFSVIHVYDHMSKSTETNVRNRRTWLILCLALGFMGYEMISGFILKGDAAGIQAQRILASLLESVPFFGKLLSSAFTGVGENSQVVYIQHVATGTILLFIAVYDHVKTIWPKRKSWLIVFSIILILSVPFRAPLGQADSSQVKGPWFFVGIQEMLHLTSHPVYIIILILLLLIIIYFLPRFRRNYRRLTKRILLVAGIFYLMMTLIALLFRGENWEWKSWNENKLSEERLLIFDPINLFSSNDQKVIPENQRRESCLLCHASMKGLSESHNPSVMGCVACHKGDAYATGKTMAHRNMILVPGNFSNVRQTCGTKNCHADITDRMQKSLMTSQSGIIAVDKFVFGESTSLNDTFHVKNLGHSAADTHLRNLCAGCHLSMEKTKTGNADWLERGGGCNACHLHYSDDATASMKRMQTKTSGATEEIHPTIDIQVSNDRCLSCHSRSGRISLSYEGWNERGEGAPENSHTQTKVLPDNRVVEFVQADVHHQKGMACVDCHTSYDLMGDGKHHTHKEDAVSVQCVDCHTTGKANSIAVSSLPDKESQMIAWLRKTDPKTKVVLTTKNQHPIMNTRVDSLDRIFLTDKLTGKDHESKPAASVCTKGKGHSRLSCEACHTAWVPQCIGCHNSYERETAGFDLLTGKTTKSTWVEFAGNSFAEPPVLGVNSVTNQVVTAMPGMVLSIDKKSFEKGKGKSFHRLYAPTSGHTTQREGRSCKSCHNDPLAIGFGRGELIFKQAGNVGNWTFEPRFALNPNDNLPEDAWIGFLQEAKPPFATRDWLRPFNVSEQKRILEVGACLNCHDEKSKVMNQALENYEQTLARRSKNCVLVK, from the coding sequence ATGATGCGCCTACAAAAAGTAAAGAAGTTTCTACAATTTGATACGGCAGGATGGATCGCCAGTTCATCGCTGCTGATCTGTGCCGTTAGTGGAATTTTACTGGCCATTCCTTACGATTTTACACATGCGCATCAGTCTGTTTCTGAACTGCTTTTATACAATCCCGCCGGATCGCTGGTTCGTAACCTGCATTACTGGAGTGCACAGTTGTTTTTTATTTTTTCGGTTATCCATGTGTACGACCACATGTCAAAATCTACAGAAACCAATGTTCGAAATCGTCGTACCTGGCTGATTCTATGCCTTGCGCTGGGTTTTATGGGTTACGAAATGATTTCGGGCTTTATCCTGAAAGGCGATGCTGCGGGGATTCAGGCACAGCGAATTTTAGCTTCGTTGCTCGAATCGGTGCCTTTTTTCGGGAAACTTTTGAGTTCAGCTTTTACCGGGGTGGGTGAAAATAGTCAGGTTGTTTACATCCAGCATGTGGCTACCGGAACTATTTTGTTATTTATCGCCGTTTACGATCATGTAAAAACCATTTGGCCAAAGCGCAAATCCTGGCTTATTGTTTTTTCGATTATTCTGATTCTCAGCGTGCCGTTTCGGGCACCGCTTGGTCAGGCTGACAGTTCACAAGTTAAAGGTCCGTGGTTTTTCGTCGGAATTCAGGAAATGCTTCATCTCACTAGTCATCCGGTCTACATTATAATCCTGATTCTCCTTTTACTCATCATTATCTATTTTCTTCCACGCTTCCGGAGAAATTACAGAAGGCTGACTAAACGCATTTTGCTTGTGGCTGGCATTTTTTACCTGATGATGACATTGATTGCATTGCTTTTTAGGGGTGAAAACTGGGAATGGAAATCATGGAACGAAAACAAACTTTCCGAAGAAAGACTGCTGATTTTTGACCCGATAAATTTATTCAGTTCCAATGATCAGAAGGTAATTCCTGAAAATCAGAGGAGAGAGAGCTGTCTTCTCTGTCATGCTTCGATGAAAGGGTTGTCTGAATCGCACAATCCATCAGTAATGGGCTGTGTGGCTTGCCATAAAGGCGATGCATATGCAACTGGAAAAACAATGGCTCACCGGAACATGATCTTGGTGCCGGGTAATTTTTCGAATGTGCGGCAAACCTGCGGAACCAAAAATTGCCATGCCGATATTACGGACAGAATGCAGAAATCGCTGATGACCAGCCAAAGCGGAATTATTGCCGTTGATAAATTTGTATTTGGAGAATCAACTTCATTGAACGATACTTTTCACGTCAAGAATCTTGGGCATTCGGCTGCTGATACGCATCTGCGCAACCTGTGTGCGGGATGTCATCTGAGCATGGAAAAGACCAAAACCGGGAATGCCGACTGGCTCGAAAGGGGAGGTGGTTGCAACGCCTGTCATTTACACTATTCGGATGATGCCACGGCAAGCATGAAACGGATGCAGACCAAAACTTCCGGAGCAACTGAGGAAATTCATCCGACCATCGATATTCAGGTTTCGAACGACCGCTGTTTGAGTTGTCACAGCCGTTCAGGACGGATCTCGCTGAGTTACGAAGGCTGGAATGAAAGAGGAGAGGGGGCGCCCGAAAATAGTCATACACAAACTAAGGTTTTGCCTGATAATCGGGTTGTCGAATTTGTGCAGGCCGATGTGCATCATCAAAAGGGAATGGCCTGTGTTGACTGCCATACATCATACGACCTGATGGGCGATGGGAAACATCATACCCACAAGGAAGATGCGGTGAGTGTGCAATGCGTGGATTGCCATACCACTGGAAAAGCGAATTCGATAGCTGTTTCATCACTTCCTGATAAAGAATCGCAGATGATTGCATGGTTGCGCAAGACTGATCCAAAAACCAAAGTGGTGCTGACTACCAAAAATCAGCATCCGATCATGAATACCCGGGTTGATTCACTTGATCGCATTTTCCTGACGGATAAACTGACTGGGAAAGATCATGAGTCGAAACCTGCGGCATCGGTTTGCACCAAAGGGAAAGGGCACAGTCGGCTGAGTTGCGAAGCCTGCCACACGGCCTGGGTGCCGCAGTGCATTGGTTGTCATAATTCCTATGAGAGAGAAACTGCCGGATTCGATCTGCTGACGGGCAAAACCACGAAAAGTACCTGGGTTGAATTTGCCGGAAATAGTTTTGCTGAACCGCCAGTATTGGGCGTTAATTCGGTCACCAATCAGGTTGTGACTGCCATGCCCGGAATGGTGCTGAGCATTGACAAAAAGTCGTTTGAAAAGGGAAAAGGGAAAAGTTTTCATCGGTTGTATGCGCCAACTTCAGGACACACGACTCAACGCGAAGGCCGCAGTTGTAAATCGTGTCACAACGATCCGCTGGCGATTGGTTTTGGACGCGGTGAGCTGATTTTTAAACAGGCAGGAAATGTCGGTAACTGGACGTTTGAGCCGAGGTTTGCACTCAATCCGAATGATAATTTGCCTGAAGATGCATGGATCGGATTCCTTCAGGAAGCCAAACCACCTTTTGCTACCCGAGATTGGCTGCGGCCATTCAACGTTTCCGAGCAAAAGCGGATTCTGGAAGTTGGCGCCTGTCTGAATTGTCACGATGAAAAATCAAAAGTGATGAATCAGGCATTGGAAAATTACGAGCAAACACTGGCCAGACGAAGTAAAAATTGTGTTTTGGTGAAATAA
- a CDS encoding sulfurtransferase, whose protein sequence is MLKKLFAFALALMAIHSFAQSPVISAKDLANELKTNKNLVIVDVNAPDVYAKKHVQGAISLFFKELYQPNAVEGKLRPAPELAEILGKKGISNTAKIVVYENESNKHNNRVWWILKSLGAADVWSLHVDAKEFAAAQLVLNSNPATAKPTTFALAESKYKSLTMDEVKNLPQGTLLLDGREKEEFNGVDAAKKSKGHIPGAVWMNYREVLTPTGAFKTKDEIIAAASKFGATPEKPIVVYCNSGVKASTLLVGLKEIAGFQNVQYYGGSYADWSSNPENQIVK, encoded by the coding sequence ATGCTAAAAAAATTATTCGCTTTTGCCTTGGCATTAATGGCCATCCATTCGTTTGCTCAGAGTCCGGTCATTTCAGCCAAAGATCTGGCCAACGAACTTAAAACAAATAAAAACCTGGTCATCGTCGATGTAAATGCTCCTGATGTGTACGCCAAAAAACATGTACAAGGCGCTATTAGTTTGTTTTTTAAAGAATTGTACCAACCCAACGCCGTAGAAGGAAAACTAAGACCGGCTCCTGAACTAGCCGAAATCCTTGGAAAGAAAGGCATTTCGAATACCGCCAAAATTGTGGTGTACGAAAACGAGTCGAACAAGCACAACAACCGTGTTTGGTGGATCCTGAAATCGCTTGGAGCCGCTGATGTTTGGAGTTTACATGTTGATGCCAAAGAGTTTGCCGCTGCCCAACTGGTACTGAATTCAAATCCGGCAACAGCCAAGCCAACTACTTTTGCGTTAGCCGAAAGCAAATACAAATCGCTCACTATGGACGAAGTGAAAAACCTGCCACAAGGAACGCTTTTGCTTGATGGTCGCGAGAAAGAAGAATTTAATGGCGTTGATGCTGCCAAGAAAAGCAAAGGACACATTCCCGGAGCCGTGTGGATGAACTACCGGGAAGTACTCACCCCAACCGGAGCTTTTAAAACCAAAGACGAGATTATTGCTGCCGCTTCTAAATTTGGCGCCACACCTGAAAAACCAATCGTGGTGTATTGCAATTCTGGCGTAAAAGCATCGACTTTACTCGTTGGGCTAAAAGAAATCGCCGGTTTCCAGAACGTGCAATATTACGGCGGTTCGTATGCCGACTGGTCGTCAAACCCGGAAAATCAGATTGTCAAATAA
- a CDS encoding Crp/Fnr family transcriptional regulator → MNEPIEAKGISHCSVFDSEKSWYDLLSDDEKILIDKHSVSINFKKGETVCKRGAFASHIYYMEDGLVKVYLEEKNKNLILMLAIRNNLLGMAAIFDGNDKLPYSVTAYTDSRIRMIDINVFRQILKQNADFSFHVINLLNEKTAQIYGRFFSLTQKQLHGRLADILLCLANRIFQSNSFELPLSRADLGDLTGMSTESVIRMMKEFKDDGLIGMHCKSIELLDIARLERISEFG, encoded by the coding sequence ATGAACGAACCAATTGAAGCTAAAGGAATAAGCCATTGTTCAGTATTTGATTCTGAAAAAAGTTGGTACGACTTATTGTCGGATGATGAAAAAATACTAATTGATAAGCATTCGGTTAGCATTAATTTTAAAAAGGGAGAGACTGTTTGTAAACGCGGTGCATTTGCTTCGCACATCTATTACATGGAAGATGGTTTAGTTAAAGTTTACCTTGAAGAGAAGAATAAGAATCTTATACTTATGCTTGCCATCCGCAATAACTTATTAGGCATGGCAGCTATTTTTGATGGAAACGATAAATTGCCATACTCCGTAACGGCATACACTGATTCGAGAATCAGAATGATTGACATCAATGTATTCAGGCAGATTTTAAAACAGAATGCCGATTTTTCTTTTCATGTCATTAATCTTCTCAACGAAAAAACCGCACAGATTTATGGCCGCTTCTTCTCTTTAACTCAAAAGCAACTGCACGGGCGTTTAGCTGATATTCTGTTGTGTTTAGCGAACCGGATATTCCAAAGCAATTCGTTTGAGTTGCCGCTTTCACGTGCCGATTTGGGCGATTTAACTGGCATGTCGACAGAAAGTGTCATCCGGATGATGAAAGAATTTAAGGATGATGGCCTGATCGGGATGCATTGCAAAAGTATTGAATTGCTCGATATTGCACGATTGGAGCGTATCAGCGAATTTGGTTGA